AATTGCTGGGAAGCAATGTCGCAGGGATTGGAATATCCGCTTCAATGAGTATTCTGAACTCGATCAGCCTGGCTGTTCTTCCGTTCCCGTCTCCAAAAGGATGAATCCAAGCAAAGTAAAGGTGGGCGGCGATCGCTTTGACTAAGCCAATCGCGACTCTACTGTCTTCGTTTGTGTCGTTGTTAGACGAATTCAACCATTTGCATAGTTGTTCAAGCAAGTAATTGCAATCTTCCGCCTGAACCGCGCGATACCTGCCCACACCAACGGAGTGCTTACGTATCTCGCCTGGTACCGTTTCCTCGTCCGGCAACTCGAGACCTTTTAACACCACCTTGTTATGCCGGCATATTTCCTTTGTTGACCACGGTGGAAGTTTACTTCGACTACGACGTGACAACATTCTTCTTATTTCCGCCAGGATATTGTCGATCTCCTGTTTCAAGTACTCCTTTGACTCCGGAAGTCTCAGTTTTCCTTCCATATGCGCACGTACATCTTCTTCCGAAAGGGTGTTGCCTTCGATCGCGGTTGTACCAAGTACGCCCCTGGCCAGGTACACCTGGTACAGTTCATGCGCCGTCTGTCTCATCAACGGAATTCCTGTCAGTTGCTCGCATTTAGCCTTGATCTCACCAAGTAACATCCAGATCCTTGGTGGGGCGTGAACCAAATAGTCCGTGTCGAAGCTTCGCAGCCACGGATGGGTAGTTTCAAATCGTCTCATTGTTGACACCTTTTTTGTCCATCAAGTTGTCCTATATAAAATATTGAAGTTGTTATATATAGGTTATTTTAGATATACATATTGTCCCTTGGTTCAGTCTATAGTAAGAGCACATTGGTATAACTGTCAACTCCTTTGTATCTTGACATACTGCTTCTTTAGGGCAGAATAAGCAGATTGCAGAATCTGCCAAGTTCACCTAGCGTTCTCTAACTTCAGGGACGTGAGTACACGACCTGTATTCATCAACTACCGCACCCCATGCCCACCCACCCCACGCTGGCCGATATCCAAAAGGCACACCGTTTCCTCAACCAACACCTGTCTCCGACGCCCATGTACCGGTCCGCCGCGTTCAGCGAGGCCCTGGGGCTGGAACTCCACATAAAGTACGAGAATTTCCAGCCGATCCGCTCCTTCAAGGTGAGGGGCGGGTTGTACACCATGTCCCTGCTCGACGATGCGCAGCGCGCCAGGGGCGTCACCACGGCGTCCACCGGCAACCATGGCCAGGGCATTGCCTACGGCGGAGGCGTGATGGGCGTTCCCGTCACGGTGGTCGTGCCCCACGGAACACCCGAGGTGAAGAGCGACGCCATCCGCCGCCTCGGCGCCGAGCTGGTCGTCCACGGGGAAACGATTGCCGACGGATTCGCGCGGTCCCGGGAGATCGCGGAAGAGACCGGCATGGTGTACATCGAAGACGGTGAGGACTTCGGCCTCATGGCGGGCGCGGGCACCATCGGCCTGGAGATCGTGGAGGATCTGCCGGACGTGGACGCGGTGGTGCTGCCCGTGGGCGGCGGCAACCTGATCGCGGGTGTGGGCGCGGCCATCAAGGCCACCCAACCGGACGTTCGTCTCATCGGCGTCCAGGCGCACAACGCGCCGTCGGTTTACCGGTCCTGGCAGGAAGGCCGGACCGTGACCACGGCGACCTGCGACACCTTCGCCGGGGGACTGGCGACGACCTATCCAGGCGGCCTGGCCTTCGACGTCCTGAAAGACCGGGTCGACGAAATGCATCTCGTCACCGAGGAAGAGATGAAGCAGGCGATCCCCGTCGTCCTGGAACACACCGGGTTCATCGCGGAAGGTGCGGCCGCGGCGGTGTTCGCCCTGTGCATGCGCGAGGCGTCGTCGTGGCGGGGCCAGCGCGTCGCCGCGCTGTTCAGCGGCGGCAATCTCGGGATGGACGGCGTGCGCGATATGATCCGGAGCTTGAACGAACAGCGGCCTGCTTAGGTCCCCTATCCGAACGCAAAGCATCCAGCATGGCATCCAACTACCCGAATGAAGAGGAGTAAGAACGATATGAACGTTGCGCAGGCGGTTGCCCACGTATTGAAGCAGGAAGGCGTCGAGTACCTGTTCGCGTACCCGGTCAATCCACTGATCGAGACGGCGGCCGAGTTGGACATCCGCACGGTGATCGTCCGGCAGGAACGGATCGGTCTCCACATGGCCGATGCCATGAGCCGGCTGACTTCCGGCCGCAAAATCGGGGTGTTCTGCATGCAGAGCGGGCCGGGGACGGAGAACGCCTACGGCGGCGTGGCACAGGCCTTCGGGGAATCGGTGCCCATCGTGGTGCTCCCCATGGGGTACCGGAGGACGGTCGCCCAGTTGTCGCCGAATTTCCACGCCTATCTCAACTTCCAGCACATCACCAAGTCCTGCGAGTACCTGGTGCTCCCCGAGACCGTATCGGAGGTCATGAGGCGGGCCTTCACGCAGGTGAGGAACGGGCGGCCCGGCCCGGCGCTGGTGGAGTTCCCGACTGACATTCTGGGCGAAGAGGTTCCCGGTCCCTTTGAATACCGGCCGACGCCGTCCGTGCGCGTCGGACCCGATCCGGACGCGGTGCGCGACGCCGCCGAGGCCCTGGTCGCGGCGGAAAGGCCGGTCATCTACGCTGGACAGGGGGTGCACTACGCGGAGGCCTGGTCCGAGCTGCAACAGTTGGCCGAACTGCTCGAGGCGCCGGTTACCACCAGCCTGGACGGCAAGAGCGCTTTCCCGGAGAACCACCCGCTCTCCCTGGGAAACGGGGGCCGGTCGATGCCGGAACCTGTGCACGTCTTCGTGCAGAACGCCGACGTGATCTTCGGCATCGGGTGCAGCTTCACCCGGACGAACTTCGGCCTGACCATGCCCGAGGGAAAGACCTACATCCACGCCACACTGGATCCCGGCGACATCAACAAGGACGTTGCGTGCCACTATCCGATCGTGGGCGATGCCGCGCTCACCCTCCGGGCCCTCATCGACGAGGTTGCGGACCGGTTGAAGAACAAGCCGCGCGGCCGGTACGAAGGGATCGTGACCGAAATCCAGGCGATCAGGCAGCGCTGGATGAACGCCTGGACGCCGAAACTCAAAGATGCCTCCACGCCCTTCTCCCCCTACCGGGTCATCAGCGACATGATCGACACGGTCGACATCGACAGGACGATCATCACCCACGACGCGGGCAGTCCCCGGGACCAGTTGACCCCCTTCTGGCCCTCGACCACGCCCCTGAGCTACATCGGCTGGGGCAAGACCACCCAGCTCGGCTACGGGCTCGGGCTGGCCATGGGCGCGAAGCTGGTCCACCCGGACCGGCTCTGCATCAACGTGTGGGGCGACGCGGCCATCGGGTTCACGGGCATGGACTTCGAGACGGCCGTGCGTGAGCGCATCCCCATCCTCTCCGTGCTGTTCAACAACCACTCCATGGCCATCGAGATCCCCGTCATGCCCACGTCGCAGGCGAAGTACGGGGCGACCGATATTTCGGGGAACTATGCCCTGATGGCGGAGGCCTTCGGCGGCTACGGCGAGCGGGTCGAGTCTCCCGACGAGATCATCCCGGCGCTGAAGCGGGGGATCAGGAAAACGGAGGAAGGGGTGCCGGCCCTGCTGGAGTTCATGACCAGCAAGGAAATCGACTTCTCGTTCTTCTAATTGCTGGGGGCACCGTGTACGGGAGCGCGCCGACGTGGCTGCCAGCGCCGTGTCAAGGCGCGCCGCGCACCGTGCGCCACGCACCGCGCGCCGCACACCGCGCGCCGCGCTTTCTACCGGTCGAAACGATCCGCCAGGAACGGAGCCATGGAAGCGGGCACCGCGCCGGGCCGAGAATGGGTTTACCGTCCTTTGCCATGGGACGCAGTCCCGCCCAGGTTTCCACGACCGGTGCTTCCGCCAGTACGGGCGCCATGCGCAGCCCCTCCTTGATCACATCGGACACACCACCCGCGGTCACGCTGGCGTCGAACCCGGTCTTCTCCACCGTGGCGCCTATTAACACGCGGCCGTCCCTGCGGGGAACAAGGTACTGTTCCATGCCGTAGACGACGCGGCCCAGGGGTGGGATGGCACTTCCGTCGACGCAGACCATCTGGCCCCGCACGGGCTGGACCGGCGGCGGTGAGTCCTGGATCCACTTCAGCAGGCCGGACCAGGCGCCGGCCGCGACCACCACGCGTTTGGCTCCGATGCGTTCGCCGGGGACGACGACGCCGGCCGCCCGGTTCCTCCGTACGATCAGGTCGACGACCGGGTTCCCGATTCGGAATACCCCTCCACGGGCCCTGACGGCGGCGACCAGGGCCTGGACCAGCCGCCGGTTCTCCACCTGGTGCATCCTTTCGAAGCGCAGGCCGCACCGTGTATCGGGCGACAGCATGGGCTCGAGCGCGCGTACCTCTTCGCCGGTGAGTTGCTCGACCGGAAGACCCAGATCCTGCTGATGACGGTATCTCCGGTCCAGCTCTTCAGATTCCTCGTCGTCGAAGGCGACCTGCAGCCCTGCTTCGGTCCGGTACTCGACGTTTATGCCGGTTTCCTCGAGCAGTACGGCGGACCAGTCGGCGTACATATCCAGGCCCGCCAGGCACAGGTCGAGATAGGCCCGGTTAACCGGACGGGCGCCCTGCGGCGCAAGTACACCGGCGGCGGCCCAGGAAGCTTCCTTGCCCGGATCGCCCGGATCTACGAGAGTTACGCTCGTCCCGCGGCACAGCAGTTCGTAGGCGATGGATAGTCCGATCACGCCTGCGCCTACGATGACAACGTCCGTTTTCATGTTACAGGGCCCGGCAGGTATCCCAAATCAAAACCATATGTTGATTTTTGTTTCGATCAACATTGACAATATATTAAAACTGCTTACAAACAATATAGCCCGGCTAGCCCGGCTAGCCCGGCTAGCCCGGCAAGGTTGTGCATCGCGCAGTCAGAAGGACCGGCCGGACACCCTGCGCCGCTATCCAATTTCGCTCGGATCCACAGCCCGGTGTTCCGCCATGGACCGGTAGCCGGCATTGACCAGCTGAAGCGTCTTGAGGTTGTCCCGCCCGTTAGTCTCGGGAAGCCGGTCCTGTTCGATGGAGGACATCAGTTCGCCCATGGGACCGATGAAGGAGTCGGGTATCCACCGCTCTTCGAACCGGTTATTGATGGTCCTGCCGGCATCGAGCTTCCGGCTGCACCATGCTATTGTGTCCGGCCGGCCGTGTGGATAGTCGTACAGCAGGCCGAAAGTCCCCGCGGCGTATCCTTCCGTCCCGTCAATGCGCAGCGTCGCAAAGCACTCCTCCGTCCAGTTGTTGTGGTTGACGGACACCAGGGCCTGGAAGGTGTCCGAGTACTCAAACACCGTGATGGTCCGTGTTTCGCCGGTCGCCACATGCCCGGGATAGGAGGCGCCGGACGACCAGACGCGCACGGGGTCTCCGAAAAGGGAACGCATGCTGTCGAAGTAATGAATACTGTGGAACATCAGGTCGAGTCCCTCGGCCTCGAGGACCCAGGGCCAGGCCCGCCATTCGGTCAGGATGCTCACGTCGATCACGGCCGAAGCGGGTTCACCCAGCAACCCGCGGTTCAGCAGCGTACGGGACGCCCTCACCGCCTGGTCCCACCGCATCTGCTGGTTCACGGCCAGCTTTACGCCGCGTTCCTCCGCCATCTCCACGATCTCAACGGCTTCGGTGTATACGTTTGAAAGTGGTTTCTGGCAGAGCAGGTGCTTGCCGGCCGCCGTCGCCTTCCGGACGAGTTCCTTCTGGTGCCAGGGCGGAACGGCGATGTCCACGATCTCGACAGCGGGGTCGTCGAGCAGCGAATCCACGGTAGGAAATACCTTAGGCACCTCGAAAACCCGGGCAGTCTGGTTGGCCTTGTCGACATCCTTGTCCGTCAACCCGATCACGTTGAAACCCGCCTTCCGGTAGGCGGGGAGGTGCGCGGCGTTTACGATCCCGCCCGCCCCGATGATGCCGATTCCATAGTCCAGTTTCGTGCCCAGTACGGGGCGGTATTCCAGATCCATGTTCATCTCACATACCTCCTTGCTTCGGGTTCATCGGAAACGCAGTCATTATACCGCCGCGCGGGCGGGCCGGACAGGAAAAACGCTTCGAATCATCTGGCCCTGAAGCGCCGTCAGGTATATCATGCTCAACCACGGATACCTGAAATATCACGGATTCGAAACGCGACTTAATGCCTGTACGTCTCGACGTCTTTTCACGACTGCAGGTCTATTCACCACTGCGGGTCTTCTCATGAGCCCGGGCAACCACTTCATAACAAGCGTACTGCGCCACAAGCCTTATCTGGCGGCGACCGCGGTTCTTACGGCAGCCGCGGCGGCGATGACGCAGATGCCCCTGGTGGATGACCTCGGTTTCGAGTTCGCCTTCTTCACCGCCGCC
This genomic window from Gemmatimonadota bacterium contains:
- a CDS encoding Gfo/Idh/MocA family oxidoreductase, with the translated sequence MNMDLEYRPVLGTKLDYGIGIIGAGGIVNAAHLPAYRKAGFNVIGLTDKDVDKANQTARVFEVPKVFPTVDSLLDDPAVEIVDIAVPPWHQKELVRKATAAGKHLLCQKPLSNVYTEAVEIVEMAEERGVKLAVNQQMRWDQAVRASRTLLNRGLLGEPASAVIDVSILTEWRAWPWVLEAEGLDLMFHSIHYFDSMRSLFGDPVRVWSSGASYPGHVATGETRTITVFEYSDTFQALVSVNHNNWTEECFATLRIDGTEGYAAGTFGLLYDYPHGRPDTIAWCSRKLDAGRTINNRFEERWIPDSFIGPMGELMSSIEQDRLPETNGRDNLKTLQLVNAGYRSMAEHRAVDPSEIG
- the thiO gene encoding glycine oxidase ThiO, whose protein sequence is MKTDVVIVGAGVIGLSIAYELLCRGTSVTLVDPGDPGKEASWAAAGVLAPQGARPVNRAYLDLCLAGLDMYADWSAVLLEETGINVEYRTEAGLQVAFDDEESEELDRRYRHQQDLGLPVEQLTGEEVRALEPMLSPDTRCGLRFERMHQVENRRLVQALVAAVRARGGVFRIGNPVVDLIVRRNRAAGVVVPGERIGAKRVVVAAGAWSGLLKWIQDSPPPVQPVRGQMVCVDGSAIPPLGRVVYGMEQYLVPRRDGRVLIGATVEKTGFDASVTAGGVSDVIKEGLRMAPVLAEAPVVETWAGLRPMAKDGKPILGPARCPLPWLRSWRIVSTGRKRGARCAARGAWRTVRGAP
- a CDS encoding Fic family protein is translated as MRRFETTHPWLRSFDTDYLVHAPPRIWMLLGEIKAKCEQLTGIPLMRQTAHELYQVYLARGVLGTTAIEGNTLSEEDVRAHMEGKLRLPESKEYLKQEIDNILAEIRRMLSRRSRSKLPPWSTKEICRHNKVVLKGLELPDEETVPGEIRKHSVGVGRYRAVQAEDCNYLLEQLCKWLNSSNNDTNEDSRVAIGLVKAIAAHLYFAWIHPFGDGNGRTARLIEFRILIEADIPIPATLLPSNFYNQTRTEYARQLDRASQSGGKMDQFMEYAIRGFSEGLTEQLASIRSQHLQISWINFVHEQFQGMTGAAAKRRRNLVLALSEQDQPVPRSQIGEVSPRVAREYANASQKMISRDLNYLRKMDLVERTRRGYSAKKQIMQAFLT
- a CDS encoding threonine/serine dehydratase; this encodes MPTHPTLADIQKAHRFLNQHLSPTPMYRSAAFSEALGLELHIKYENFQPIRSFKVRGGLYTMSLLDDAQRARGVTTASTGNHGQGIAYGGGVMGVPVTVVVPHGTPEVKSDAIRRLGAELVVHGETIADGFARSREIAEETGMVYIEDGEDFGLMAGAGTIGLEIVEDLPDVDAVVLPVGGGNLIAGVGAAIKATQPDVRLIGVQAHNAPSVYRSWQEGRTVTTATCDTFAGGLATTYPGGLAFDVLKDRVDEMHLVTEEEMKQAIPVVLEHTGFIAEGAAAAVFALCMREASSWRGQRVAALFSGGNLGMDGVRDMIRSLNEQRPA